One genomic region from Listeria monocytogenes encodes:
- a CDS encoding AAA family ATPase: MSIEPSIKIEEIINEVEKVIVGKRHVVKLSLTALLAGGHVLLEDVPGVGKTMMVRTLSKTIGVSFKRIQFTPDLLPADVTGVSIFNPETRDFEFRPGPVMGNIVLADEINRTAPRTQAALLEGMAENSVTVDGITRKLANPFFVMATQNPIEYEGTYALPEAQLDRFLLKINIGYPTVEEEMQLLTLKQYQDPLDQTQQVVTLSELLDLKNKAKQVFIDDVLKNYIIRLVDATRKHPSVALGISPRGSLAFMQAAQAFALIEGRDYVIPDDIQYLAPYIFTHRLILKSEAYYNEETAESIIASILKNTSVPVEKR; this comes from the coding sequence ATGTCTATAGAGCCATCCATTAAAATAGAAGAAATTATTAATGAAGTTGAAAAAGTAATCGTCGGCAAACGACATGTTGTTAAATTAAGCTTAACTGCCCTACTTGCGGGTGGTCACGTATTATTAGAAGATGTTCCTGGTGTTGGTAAAACGATGATGGTCCGCACCCTTTCTAAAACAATTGGTGTTTCCTTTAAACGAATTCAATTTACACCAGATTTACTTCCAGCAGATGTGACGGGGGTTTCGATTTTCAATCCTGAAACGCGTGATTTTGAATTCCGTCCAGGTCCTGTCATGGGAAATATTGTTCTTGCGGATGAAATTAACCGTACTGCGCCTCGAACTCAAGCTGCTTTACTTGAAGGTATGGCTGAGAACAGTGTGACAGTAGATGGTATTACGCGCAAACTTGCCAACCCATTTTTCGTTATGGCGACACAAAATCCGATTGAATATGAAGGAACGTACGCCCTTCCCGAAGCACAATTAGACCGTTTTTTGCTTAAAATTAATATTGGTTACCCGACAGTCGAGGAAGAAATGCAGCTGCTTACATTAAAACAATACCAGGATCCACTTGACCAAACACAGCAAGTGGTGACACTCAGCGAATTACTGGACCTAAAAAATAAAGCAAAACAAGTTTTTATAGATGATGTTTTAAAAAATTATATTATTCGCTTAGTTGACGCGACTCGAAAACACCCTTCTGTTGCCCTCGGAATTAGTCCACGTGGCTCGCTCGCTTTCATGCAGGCCGCTCAAGCTTTTGCGCTTATTGAAGGTCGAGATTATGTGATTCCTGATGATATTCAGTATTTAGCACCGTATATTTTCACCCATCGTCTTATTTTGAAGTCCGAAGCTTATTATAATGAGGAAACAGCCGAATCCATTATTGCTTCTATTTTGAAAAACACGTCAGTTCCGGTAGAGAAGAGGTAG
- a CDS encoding YoaK family protein has protein sequence MARTRQISESIGLGLLLALAGGFMDAYSYIERGQVFANAQTGNILLFGINISEGNWAIAIQYFWPVVSFTVGIALSEVIHRRDIRRLHWRQLSVLIEAVILIGVAFIPLDHNLIANSLISFVCGIQVESFRKMHGRGVATTMCIGNLRSATQNLCDYFEYKEKQYLHNSFLYFSVILSFIIGAVVGNFFIQLFAQYAILVCAFLQLIAFMMMFIDRESKII, from the coding sequence ATGGCAAGAACTAGACAAATTTCAGAATCAATCGGGTTGGGGCTGTTACTTGCACTGGCTGGCGGATTTATGGATGCTTACTCTTACATTGAAAGAGGCCAGGTATTCGCTAATGCGCAGACTGGGAATATACTTTTATTTGGAATTAATATTTCAGAGGGGAACTGGGCTATCGCTATTCAATATTTTTGGCCGGTTGTCTCTTTTACGGTCGGAATCGCATTATCTGAAGTGATTCATCGGCGCGATATTAGGCGTCTTCACTGGCGCCAGCTTTCTGTCTTGATAGAAGCGGTAATTTTGATTGGGGTCGCATTTATTCCACTTGATCATAATCTGATTGCCAATTCACTCATATCTTTCGTATGTGGTATTCAGGTAGAAAGTTTCCGAAAAATGCATGGTAGAGGGGTTGCGACGACGATGTGCATAGGGAATTTGCGAAGTGCTACGCAAAACTTATGTGATTATTTCGAGTACAAGGAAAAACAATATCTTCACAATAGTTTCTTGTATTTTTCGGTTATTCTTAGTTTTATTATTGGCGCCGTAGTGGGGAATTTCTTTATCCAGCTATTTGCTCAATATGCCATTCTCGTTTGTGCATTTTTACAGCTTATCGCCTTTATGATGATGTTTATTGATAGAGAAAGCAAGATTATCTAA
- a CDS encoding DUF58 domain-containing protein, which yields MLKKRLLLASRWIIMLIIYAGLWTYTLFQGDTASWFLTYFFSFILLLLFLSSIYPLKAWKVNRSFVKNTYHDGDLIDMQVSFTRKSRYPVGYLLFQQKIPATFGKVRARQQVVYPLFKKQFTVTLAGFVGVRGIHSFPPVDVETSDAFGLLERSRQLSSEKSLTIYPTYFPNVLEKISDASPENERNAAYWTLKKNSNLHSLREFSSGDRISLIDWKSSAKSDQLMTREFENSATSRLSVIFYGASHPNFELSLRAAYSFIRKISEENGEIRVTLLGDQTSKFAPAKGTSRLQDISTAFAEIAPVDSLTLQESLDSNLRSGEKILLFTPCMDTMLMQKVTRLTDNKQLQIITFQSEHSKAMDAPAIFLEQASLLSRWERETK from the coding sequence ATGTTGAAAAAACGCCTCCTGTTAGCATCTCGGTGGATTATTATGCTAATTATTTACGCTGGACTTTGGACGTATACGTTATTTCAAGGTGATACAGCTAGTTGGTTTTTAACCTATTTCTTTAGTTTTATCTTGTTACTTTTATTTTTATCCTCGATTTATCCACTAAAAGCGTGGAAAGTGAATCGGAGCTTTGTTAAAAATACCTATCATGATGGCGATTTAATTGATATGCAAGTATCATTCACTCGAAAATCGCGTTATCCGGTGGGTTATTTGCTATTCCAACAAAAAATACCCGCTACCTTTGGCAAAGTGAGGGCTCGCCAACAAGTAGTTTATCCGCTTTTTAAAAAGCAATTCACGGTCACACTAGCTGGATTTGTAGGCGTTCGTGGGATTCATTCATTTCCGCCAGTGGATGTAGAAACTAGTGATGCTTTCGGTTTGTTGGAACGTTCGCGCCAACTATCTTCCGAAAAATCGCTCACTATTTATCCAACCTATTTTCCCAATGTGCTAGAAAAAATCAGTGATGCTTCTCCAGAAAACGAACGCAATGCCGCTTATTGGACGCTTAAGAAAAACAGCAATTTGCACAGTTTGCGCGAATTTTCTTCAGGCGACCGGATTTCCCTTATCGACTGGAAATCCTCTGCTAAAAGTGACCAACTGATGACGCGAGAGTTTGAAAATAGTGCTACATCGCGGTTATCCGTCATTTTTTATGGAGCAAGCCATCCCAATTTCGAATTATCCCTTCGAGCAGCTTACTCGTTCATACGCAAAATCTCTGAAGAAAATGGAGAAATTCGCGTCACACTTTTAGGTGATCAAACGAGTAAATTTGCTCCAGCGAAAGGTACTAGTAGGCTTCAAGATATTTCAACAGCTTTCGCAGAAATCGCACCAGTAGATAGTTTAACACTGCAAGAATCGCTTGATAGTAATTTACGTTCCGGCGAGAAAATCCTTCTGTTCACACCATGTATGGATACGATGTTAATGCAAAAAGTGACTCGTTTAACGGATAACAAACAGCTCCAAATCATTACTTTCCAATCAGAGCATTCTAAAGCGATGGATGCTCCAGCGATTTTCCTTGAGCAAGCCAGTCTTTTAAGCAGATGGGAGCGTGAAACTAAATGA
- a CDS encoding cytosine permease, giving the protein MTEKKTVEQAQSWQSLAFVWTGAMICVPSLLVGGTLISGMPLWEAILIALLGYGVIVVFMIYQGMQSSDLGIPAVSVASQVFGEQGSKKIISILLAIACLGWFGIQANVCGAAFSQFLGIYGINLPVPVSSLIWGVIMLLSAIYGIRILSILNYIAVPILLFVCIYGLVVSLNNGGLAVVENYKPAGSMSFMTGLAITIGSFALGAVIAGDYSQYTKSRKDVVKAAIVGILPSGVLMIAVGAILALTAGTADISVVFTNLGLPVLGIIGLILAAWTTNAVNAFSGGIAIINVFNISEKYHKVAVAIAGGLGTVLAVIGILNHFVPIMSVLSAMVPPVAGVMIASYWIVQKGDKSKWAPVPGVNWLGVTSWLVGAVIAGIPVILTFFPALPQLPNQPLIGIILSLAVYLVGAKVLSGKTNNVENLEGK; this is encoded by the coding sequence ATGACAGAGAAGAAAACAGTGGAGCAAGCGCAATCCTGGCAGAGTTTAGCATTTGTATGGACCGGAGCAATGATTTGTGTACCGAGTCTACTAGTTGGAGGAACCTTAATTTCAGGTATGCCTTTATGGGAAGCAATTTTAATAGCACTTTTAGGATACGGCGTTATTGTTGTATTTATGATATATCAAGGAATGCAAAGTAGTGATTTAGGCATTCCGGCAGTTAGTGTAGCTTCACAAGTTTTTGGAGAACAAGGGTCGAAAAAAATCATATCCATTCTTTTAGCAATTGCTTGTCTAGGATGGTTTGGTATTCAAGCCAATGTATGTGGCGCAGCATTTTCACAGTTTCTAGGCATTTATGGAATTAATCTTCCAGTGCCAGTATCTTCCTTGATTTGGGGAGTTATCATGTTACTTTCGGCTATTTATGGTATTCGTATTTTGAGTATTTTAAATTATATTGCAGTTCCGATTTTACTTTTTGTGTGTATTTATGGGCTAGTCGTTTCTTTAAACAATGGCGGACTTGCGGTTGTAGAAAATTACAAACCAGCAGGCAGTATGTCGTTTATGACGGGACTTGCTATCACCATTGGTTCTTTTGCGCTTGGTGCGGTTATTGCTGGCGATTATTCTCAGTATACGAAATCGCGCAAAGATGTTGTAAAAGCAGCTATTGTTGGGATTTTACCATCAGGTGTGCTTATGATTGCAGTCGGAGCGATTCTTGCTCTTACGGCAGGAACAGCTGATATCTCCGTAGTATTCACCAATCTAGGCTTACCAGTTCTTGGAATTATCGGTCTGATACTTGCGGCATGGACTACCAATGCGGTCAACGCTTTTTCCGGTGGTATCGCAATTATTAATGTATTCAATATCTCAGAAAAATATCATAAAGTGGCTGTAGCGATTGCCGGCGGACTGGGAACAGTTCTAGCGGTTATCGGAATTTTGAACCATTTTGTTCCGATTATGTCCGTGCTTTCGGCGATGGTGCCACCTGTTGCAGGAGTGATGATTGCTTCTTACTGGATCGTTCAAAAAGGCGATAAGTCTAAATGGGCTCCAGTACCGGGTGTAAACTGGCTTGGGGTAACTTCTTGGTTAGTTGGAGCAGTAATCGCAGGAATTCCAGTCATTTTGACATTTTTCCCAGCATTACCACAATTACCAAATCAACCTTTAATCGGCATTATCTTGTCACTTGCTGTTTACTTGGTCGGAGCAAAAGTGCTGAGCGGAAAAACGAACAATGTAGAAAACTTGGAGGGAAAATAA
- a CDS encoding transglutaminase domain-containing protein, protein MKRYLTLVMLFILSVLLISEWIYPFAELTELSTANWIILFITLSLGSFFLRLKYYWTIPLHVVMIIIVSGIYYAKGGILAGNWLGSFFQITFNGFRDMVQFRSSDISMDFILIVFLIALWLLSYITTYSILRKQRIMSVLVLTVAYLAVINTFTDYNSNWAIVRTVLEGFLLLHLALASRIAAPNRISADSLKRNGLFYHIFVILLLAAFVFSSLMLPKKAPIFPDPIPTIKNALGINTTRTVGYSEDDTTLGGALKKDNATVFTARAEKGHYWRVESKTVYTGTGWANANSGDVISFSSGDNFPIQLTEKTTGATNTAEISFASSSDYMPYPYGTQAVNGAVDSFSANLTIERVGPVDTIKNYTVQLKTPVYNIEKMQNADFSTLSNAFVSQYTQTPKDLPDRVTKLANKVTKDADSIYDKTKAIESYLSTSGTFTYSTDDAKETPMGADYVDQFLFETQIGYCDNFSTSMVVMLRSLGIPARWAKGYTPGEGEKKENDAKTTYTITNNNAHSWPEVFFPGTGWVPFEPTATFSNPENFQEPTTETANKPETPNDSTSTPETPNTPDKTPEQDNGSSSTGETPKKEEPKTETATSNVEIPSWVWWIPAGLVVALLALAIVFRRRIRGYLLLRSLRNSPEFGKTYHRLMKLLASYGYVRESSETLRHFGTRVDAELTTTEFSRLTKMYEAQVYSNNLTEKVITAEETQLVQQVIARLTK, encoded by the coding sequence ATGAAAAGGTATTTAACGCTCGTCATGCTATTCATTCTATCTGTTTTGCTTATCTCTGAGTGGATTTATCCATTCGCTGAGCTGACCGAACTCTCTACAGCAAACTGGATTATTTTGTTTATAACCCTTTCACTCGGTAGTTTTTTCCTCCGTTTGAAATATTATTGGACGATTCCGCTTCATGTCGTAATGATTATCATCGTTTCAGGAATTTACTATGCTAAAGGTGGTATTCTGGCAGGGAATTGGCTTGGTTCTTTTTTCCAAATTACCTTTAATGGATTTAGAGATATGGTACAGTTTCGCTCGTCCGATATTTCTATGGACTTTATTTTAATCGTTTTTTTAATTGCTTTATGGCTTTTGAGTTATATTACTACGTATAGTATTTTGCGCAAACAGCGGATTATGAGCGTTTTAGTTTTAACTGTTGCTTATTTAGCGGTTATTAATACCTTTACAGATTATAACAGTAATTGGGCCATCGTCCGAACTGTATTAGAAGGATTTTTATTACTTCATCTTGCACTGGCAAGTCGGATTGCAGCGCCAAATAGAATTAGCGCGGACTCCTTGAAACGTAATGGTTTGTTTTATCATATTTTTGTGATTTTATTACTGGCCGCATTTGTTTTTAGTTCGTTAATGCTTCCGAAAAAAGCACCAATTTTCCCTGATCCAATACCAACGATAAAAAATGCGCTTGGAATTAATACAACGCGCACGGTTGGTTATAGTGAAGACGACACAACGCTTGGTGGTGCTCTCAAAAAGGATAATGCTACTGTATTCACGGCCCGGGCGGAAAAAGGGCACTACTGGCGTGTAGAATCGAAAACGGTCTATACTGGCACCGGCTGGGCAAATGCAAATTCCGGGGATGTCATATCCTTCTCTTCCGGTGATAATTTTCCTATTCAACTCACAGAAAAAACAACTGGTGCTACAAACACGGCTGAAATCAGTTTTGCTTCTTCTAGTGATTACATGCCTTATCCATATGGGACGCAAGCAGTTAATGGCGCAGTGGACTCGTTCAGTGCCAATTTAACCATTGAGCGAGTTGGACCTGTGGATACAATCAAGAATTACACGGTTCAATTAAAAACACCCGTTTATAATATTGAAAAAATGCAGAATGCTGACTTTAGCACACTTTCTAACGCTTTTGTTTCCCAATATACACAAACACCAAAAGACTTACCAGACCGGGTGACAAAACTGGCGAATAAAGTAACTAAAGACGCTGATTCAATTTACGACAAAACGAAAGCAATCGAAAGCTATTTAAGCACTTCTGGCACATTTACTTATAGTACAGATGATGCGAAAGAAACGCCTATGGGAGCAGATTATGTCGATCAATTTTTATTTGAAACGCAAATTGGGTATTGTGATAACTTTTCTACTTCCATGGTAGTCATGCTTCGATCGCTTGGGATTCCAGCAAGATGGGCCAAGGGCTACACACCTGGTGAGGGTGAGAAAAAAGAAAATGATGCTAAAACGACTTACACAATCACAAATAACAATGCCCATTCTTGGCCGGAAGTATTTTTCCCAGGTACTGGATGGGTTCCATTTGAGCCAACAGCAACATTCTCCAATCCCGAAAATTTCCAAGAACCAACAACAGAAACAGCTAATAAACCTGAAACACCTAATGATAGTACAAGTACACCGGAAACGCCAAATACACCTGATAAAACGCCAGAACAAGATAACGGCAGCAGCTCCACTGGTGAAACACCGAAAAAAGAAGAACCTAAAACAGAAACAGCGACCTCTAATGTCGAAATTCCGTCTTGGGTTTGGTGGATTCCTGCTGGACTAGTTGTGGCACTGCTTGCACTAGCTATTGTATTTAGGCGCAGAATCCGTGGCTATTTATTGCTTCGTTCTCTGAGAAATAGTCCGGAATTTGGCAAAACCTATCATAGACTCATGAAATTACTTGCTTCTTATGGTTATGTCCGCGAATCGAGTGAAACGTTACGTCACTTTGGCACCAGAGTGGATGCTGAATTAACAACGACAGAATTTTCGCGACTAACGAAAATGTATGAAGCGCAAGTTTATAGTAATAACTTAACGGAAAAAGTGATAACTGCGGAAGAAACGCAGCTTGTGCAACAAGTTATAGCTCGATTAACTAAATAA
- a CDS encoding PucR family transcriptional regulator: MSVKLADLMKLPSLKEARVVSGKSGLSKLVSSISVLEYTEVALLEDDLFDNDEFYGSEIVVSAFVNIREDVEAQCRTIERLHKVGEVALILYYVGIFVPKIDQKLIDFANELDFTIIVMPENEMSLRYSEVIYEVVEAIVKQEMTDTNFVTESLEQISSVRPPQRNIDTTLKILSDRTHSSLVLTDNSFQVINSITWPRTRHWDFERIIEASKQIGEHELVQLHLDERDFYTARKPIFQDGMQAMHLFMMKEKGALTADVVMQITEVVQVFMNLWGRNYVEISTAELMKAILNDESVKMRRLGKILNVDVSSIKWMWLVKTEEIRNNEQVLAELKSFVASHFQVSLIDLFEDNIVVLLDNSVGQRDRTHTANEFAMMMKEHGIDLKITVCQGMEQTSDVQSAYSLVNEYKNAANAIYANKSIYSLQEIDFAAKCVEIVDRGELAIAEQMRPLKSLEDNDELIETLSVFLLEGESNYNQAAELLFLHKNTIKYRIQRINELLQYPATKIPESYNLYLAVAIRRLLGGNNNNK; this comes from the coding sequence TTGAGCGTAAAATTGGCAGATTTAATGAAATTACCATCTTTAAAAGAAGCGAGAGTAGTCTCCGGAAAATCTGGATTATCTAAGCTAGTTTCATCTATTTCTGTTTTAGAATACACAGAAGTAGCTCTTTTGGAAGATGATTTATTTGATAATGATGAATTTTATGGCAGTGAAATTGTTGTATCTGCTTTTGTGAATATTCGTGAGGATGTCGAGGCGCAGTGTCGCACGATTGAGCGATTACATAAGGTTGGGGAAGTTGCTTTAATTCTTTACTATGTTGGGATTTTTGTGCCGAAAATTGATCAAAAGCTGATTGATTTTGCAAATGAACTTGATTTTACCATTATTGTTATGCCAGAAAACGAGATGTCACTTAGATATAGCGAAGTGATTTATGAAGTAGTCGAAGCGATTGTGAAGCAAGAAATGACAGATACTAACTTTGTAACCGAGTCATTAGAACAGATTTCGAGTGTGCGACCGCCGCAACGAAATATTGATACGACGCTGAAAATTTTGTCTGATAGAACGCATTCTTCGCTCGTTTTAACGGATAATTCTTTCCAAGTAATTAATTCTATCACTTGGCCACGAACGCGCCACTGGGATTTTGAACGGATAATTGAGGCATCTAAACAAATCGGTGAACATGAGCTTGTACAACTCCATTTAGATGAACGTGATTTTTATACGGCCAGAAAGCCGATTTTTCAAGATGGTATGCAAGCAATGCACTTATTTATGATGAAAGAAAAAGGCGCATTAACGGCCGATGTAGTCATGCAAATTACCGAAGTAGTCCAAGTATTTATGAATTTATGGGGCAGAAACTATGTCGAAATTAGTACGGCTGAACTGATGAAAGCCATTTTAAATGATGAAAGTGTTAAAATGCGACGACTTGGTAAGATTTTAAATGTGGATGTTTCTTCTATTAAATGGATGTGGCTTGTGAAAACCGAAGAAATTCGTAACAATGAGCAAGTTTTAGCTGAACTGAAAAGTTTTGTAGCTAGTCACTTCCAAGTTTCTTTAATTGATTTATTTGAAGACAATATCGTTGTTTTGCTTGATAATTCAGTGGGACAGCGAGACCGGACGCATACAGCAAATGAGTTTGCGATGATGATGAAAGAACATGGGATAGACTTGAAAATTACCGTTTGCCAAGGAATGGAGCAAACGTCAGATGTACAAAGTGCTTATTCGCTCGTTAATGAATATAAAAATGCAGCAAATGCAATTTATGCGAACAAGTCCATTTATTCTCTTCAAGAAATTGATTTTGCGGCAAAATGTGTGGAAATAGTAGATCGGGGAGAGTTAGCAATTGCAGAACAAATGAGGCCACTAAAGTCTTTAGAGGATAATGATGAATTAATTGAAACGCTGTCTGTATTTTTACTGGAAGGTGAATCCAATTATAATCAAGCGGCTGAATTACTATTCCTGCATAAAAACACGATTAAATATCGAATTCAACGGATTAATGAGTTGTTGCAATATCCGGCGACAAAAATTCCAGAGTCCTACAATCTCTATTTAGCAGTGGCGATTCGGCGTTTGCTTGGCGGAAATAACAATAATAAGTGA
- a CDS encoding membrane protein gives MKDKTKKRKWNWAQILAIFVLVTLVVSMVYATVNLITAPSGNVPEGQQTKGDYSLMLMQCVLGVVVLFLPSIISKKMKFVIPNAMYIVFIVFLYCAIYLGEVRSFYYLIPNWDTILHTFSGAMLGGLGFSIVSLLNNDERITLSMSPVFVALFACSFAVFLGVFWEFYEFAADSFGMNMQKTMLEDGTMLQGHAAVADTMGDLFVDFLGAFVISIIGYFSIRKNKKWMKNFEFKKVDEEVK, from the coding sequence ATGAAAGACAAAACAAAGAAAAGAAAATGGAACTGGGCACAGATTTTAGCTATTTTTGTATTAGTAACGCTCGTAGTTTCGATGGTTTATGCAACAGTTAATTTAATTACAGCGCCATCTGGCAATGTTCCAGAAGGACAACAAACAAAGGGCGACTACTCACTTATGCTTATGCAGTGTGTACTTGGCGTGGTAGTGCTATTCTTACCATCCATCATTAGTAAAAAAATGAAATTCGTCATTCCGAATGCGATGTATATTGTTTTTATCGTTTTCTTATATTGCGCCATTTATCTTGGCGAAGTACGTAGTTTCTATTATTTAATTCCTAACTGGGATACGATTTTACATACATTTAGTGGAGCAATGCTTGGGGGACTTGGTTTCTCTATTGTGAGCTTACTGAATAATGATGAACGGATTACCCTTTCGATGAGTCCGGTTTTCGTTGCATTATTTGCTTGTAGCTTTGCTGTATTCTTGGGTGTTTTCTGGGAGTTCTATGAATTTGCAGCCGATAGCTTTGGAATGAATATGCAAAAAACGATGTTAGAAGATGGAACGATGCTTCAAGGTCATGCAGCAGTTGCTGATACAATGGGCGATCTGTTCGTTGACTTCCTCGGGGCTTTCGTGATATCCATCATCGGTTACTTCTCCATTCGCAAAAATAAAAAATGGATGAAGAACTTCGAATTTAAAAAAGTAGATGAAGAAGTAAAATAA
- the gadC gene encoding glutamate:gamma-aminobutyrate antiporter encodes MKQQTSAKTLSLFGFFAITASLFITVYEYPTFATSGFSLVFFLLLCGFLWFLPVSLCSAELATVDGYQEGGIFGWVSKTLGEKYGFAAIFFQWFQITVGFVTMIYFIIGALSYVISFPALDSNPIYKFIAVLIIFWGLTLLQLKGTKVTAIFAKLGFVLGITIPVLALFFLTIFHLKSGHHAAISITASSFIPKWKNMSSLVIFMLAYMGVEASAPHINEMKNPKRDYPLAMILLIFVGITLNTIGGLSVASVVPSHDLSLSSGVVQTFKALILQNGNSMEWIVKLIASMIAFGVMAQVSSWIVGPTKGMQTVADKGIIPSVFRKTNKHNVPVPLIMVQGVIVSIWAAVLTFGGGGNNVSFLTAISLTVVIYLIGYVLFFLAYFVLVLKKKNLERTYQIPGGKIVKLIVAGVGLLMSVAAIVSAFFPPTSLSKSSDMSYEIILAASFIVTILIPFFIYGIHLKKKNKVTKEKTIQEKVALSMK; translated from the coding sequence ATGAAACAACAAACTTCTGCAAAAACTTTATCACTATTCGGATTCTTCGCAATAACGGCATCTCTTTTTATCACTGTTTATGAATATCCGACATTTGCTACTTCTGGATTTTCACTGGTATTCTTTTTACTACTATGTGGATTCTTATGGTTCTTGCCAGTCTCGCTTTGTTCTGCAGAGCTCGCGACAGTTGATGGTTACCAAGAAGGCGGAATTTTCGGCTGGGTTAGTAAGACGCTTGGAGAAAAATATGGTTTTGCTGCAATATTTTTCCAATGGTTCCAAATCACAGTCGGTTTTGTTACGATGATTTATTTTATTATTGGCGCACTATCTTACGTTATTAGTTTCCCGGCGCTTGATTCCAATCCAATATATAAATTTATCGCGGTCCTTATAATTTTCTGGGGACTGACGTTACTTCAATTAAAAGGAACAAAAGTAACTGCAATCTTTGCCAAATTAGGCTTCGTTCTCGGTATTACAATTCCTGTATTAGCACTATTTTTCTTAACAATTTTCCATTTAAAATCAGGTCATCATGCTGCAATTTCCATAACAGCATCAAGTTTTATTCCTAAGTGGAAAAATATGTCGTCTCTTGTTATCTTCATGCTTGCTTATATGGGTGTAGAAGCTTCTGCACCGCATATTAATGAAATGAAAAATCCAAAACGTGATTATCCACTAGCGATGATTCTACTCATTTTTGTCGGAATTACTTTAAACACAATTGGTGGACTATCTGTAGCTTCCGTTGTGCCATCACATGATTTATCACTAAGTTCAGGTGTTGTTCAAACATTTAAAGCGCTTATTTTACAAAATGGAAATAGTATGGAGTGGATTGTTAAACTGATTGCCTCCATGATTGCATTTGGAGTTATGGCGCAAGTAAGTTCATGGATTGTTGGACCAACAAAAGGTATGCAAACTGTTGCTGATAAAGGTATTATCCCATCTGTATTCCGTAAAACAAATAAACACAATGTTCCTGTTCCACTTATTATGGTTCAAGGTGTCATCGTTTCTATCTGGGCAGCGGTATTGACATTCGGCGGCGGTGGTAACAACGTATCATTCCTAACAGCTATTTCATTAACTGTTGTCATTTACTTGATTGGATATGTTCTCTTCTTTCTAGCTTATTTCGTTCTTGTCTTAAAAAAGAAAAATCTAGAACGCACATATCAAATTCCAGGAGGGAAAATCGTGAAGTTAATCGTTGCAGGGGTTGGACTATTAATGTCAGTAGCAGCTATCGTATCTGCTTTCTTCCCACCTACATCACTTAGTAAGAGCAGTGATATGTCTTATGAAATCATTCTTGCAGCAAGCTTCATCGTCACTATTTTAATTCCGTTTTTCATCTATGGTATACATCTTAAAAAGAAAAACAAAGTCACAAAAGAAAAAACTATTCAAGAAAAAGTTGCTTTATCAATGAAATAA
- a CDS encoding DUF4866 family protein, with protein MTTIFPKEQNVTPLFEQILANPTACRRFKDVFLDNLESYQETRGFEKDDTLFAKIILSAYRQSDVSALLLGVCGRTLFELLRQAFLIPKKLTVDNPFFLTDKEGNFIAKKDDISNREQEKFQEIYQSDLHHAETTIFLVDDDDIVHSYEPDFSISTKRINKKRGILVLYSLPNTLKLEMTESEVYAFIWKTFLHIQEIIPSSRIFYGQETSENADELGVFLPIHHFEKKMLQNIEQVNELVDALREQMVNK; from the coding sequence ATGACAACTATTTTCCCAAAAGAACAAAATGTCACTCCCCTTTTCGAACAGATATTGGCTAATCCAACAGCTTGCAGACGTTTCAAAGATGTATTTCTTGATAATTTAGAGAGCTATCAAGAGACGCGCGGTTTTGAAAAAGATGATACCCTTTTTGCCAAAATTATTTTGTCGGCTTATAGGCAAAGTGATGTAAGTGCCTTGTTGTTAGGTGTTTGCGGGAGAACACTATTCGAACTTCTCAGACAAGCTTTTCTTATTCCCAAAAAATTAACCGTGGATAATCCGTTCTTTTTAACAGATAAAGAAGGTAATTTTATAGCCAAGAAGGACGATATTTCTAACCGCGAACAGGAGAAATTTCAAGAGATTTATCAATCGGATTTGCATCATGCTGAAACAACGATTTTCTTAGTAGATGATGATGATATCGTTCATTCCTACGAGCCAGATTTTTCGATTTCTACCAAACGTATCAATAAAAAAAGAGGGATACTAGTGCTTTACTCCCTTCCAAATACTTTAAAACTAGAAATGACTGAATCCGAAGTCTATGCGTTTATTTGGAAAACTTTCTTGCATATACAGGAAATCATTCCATCCAGCCGAATTTTCTATGGACAAGAAACATCAGAAAATGCAGATGAACTTGGCGTATTTCTTCCAATTCACCATTTTGAGAAAAAAATGCTGCAAAATATCGAGCAAGTTAATGAGCTAGTTGACGCTCTTCGCGAACAAATGGTTAATAAATAA